A stretch of the Acidobacteriota bacterium genome encodes the following:
- a CDS encoding (2Fe-2S)-binding protein translates to MIKLKVNGKNQQFAGDPEMPLLWFLRDEINLKGTKFGCGMGLCGACTVHLDGKPTRACLTPVSAAANKAITTIEGISPDGSHPVQVAWQDLDVPQCGYCQAGQIMTACALLAKTPKPTDAEVDSAMNGNLCRCGTYLRIRAAIHKASELAASNTTTKSVTRSGSKED, encoded by the coding sequence ATGATCAAGCTGAAAGTGAATGGGAAGAACCAACAGTTCGCGGGCGATCCAGAAATGCCGTTGCTGTGGTTTTTGCGGGATGAAATCAATCTCAAAGGCACGAAATTCGGTTGCGGTATGGGGCTGTGTGGAGCCTGCACGGTGCATCTTGACGGCAAACCTACACGCGCCTGCCTGACGCCGGTTTCGGCGGCGGCCAATAAAGCCATCACAACAATTGAAGGCATTTCGCCCGATGGTTCACATCCTGTGCAAGTCGCCTGGCAAGACCTTGACGTGCCGCAATGCGGGTATTGCCAGGCCGGACAGATCATGACGGCCTGTGCGCTGCTGGCGAAAACGCCCAAACCAACCGATGCAGAAGTTGATTCGGCAATGAATGGCAACCTATGCCGATGTGGCACCTACCTGCGCATCCGGGCCGCGATCCACAAAGCATCCGAGTTGGCCGCTTCCAACACCACCACCAAATCAGTTACCCGTTCGGGCAGCAAGGAGGATTAA
- a CDS encoding AraC family transcriptional regulator, with product MNPRETKRLEQRTQSNREELVERIARALPEDGTLDVSASFRLARSSKPTEPIHSMYQPAFCVVAQGHKQALLGEEVFRYDPGHYLIYTVDLPLTFQVAEASTERPYLGFRLNLDSSLVASVMMESGIELKKGNASLKAMDVSPMDANLLDAVVRLVRLVDAPVEGKVLAPLIIREIVFRLLAGGQSSRLSHLLALGADTCRISKAIGHLRENFDRPLKIEDVARELGMSVSGFHHHFKSVTAMSPLQFQKQIRLQEARRLMLGEDLDAASAGFRVGYEDPAYFSREYKKLFGAPPQRDIAKLRSNLEL from the coding sequence ATGAACCCTAGAGAAACGAAACGTCTGGAACAAAGGACGCAAAGCAACAGAGAAGAGTTGGTTGAGCGAATTGCACGAGCCCTTCCCGAAGACGGAACCTTGGATGTATCCGCGAGTTTTCGCCTTGCTCGTTCCTCCAAACCGACGGAGCCGATTCATTCGATGTATCAGCCTGCTTTTTGTGTGGTTGCCCAGGGTCACAAGCAGGCGCTTTTAGGCGAAGAAGTCTTCCGCTACGATCCGGGACATTATTTGATCTACACGGTTGATTTGCCGCTCACCTTCCAGGTCGCGGAAGCGTCAACAGAACGACCCTATCTCGGTTTCCGGCTCAACCTGGATTCTTCTCTCGTCGCCTCGGTCATGATGGAATCGGGCATTGAGCTGAAAAAAGGCAACGCGAGCCTGAAAGCAATGGATGTCAGCCCGATGGACGCCAATCTGCTGGACGCTGTTGTCAGATTGGTTCGGCTGGTTGATGCTCCGGTTGAAGGCAAGGTTTTAGCGCCGCTCATCATCAGAGAGATTGTGTTTCGGCTTTTGGCGGGCGGGCAAAGCTCGCGGCTCAGCCATTTGCTGGCTTTGGGGGCAGATACTTGCCGCATTTCCAAGGCGATTGGGCATCTGCGCGAAAACTTTGACCGGCCGCTCAAAATTGAGGATGTCGCGCGCGAACTCGGAATGAGCGTTTCCGGCTTCCATCACCACTTCAAATCCGTCACGGCGATGAGTCCGTTGCAGTTTCAGAAACAAATCCGATTGCAGGAAGCGCGCCGCCTGATGCTCGGCGAGGACTTGGACGCAGCGAGCGCCGGTTTCCGCGTGGGCTATGAAGACCCCGCGTACTTCAGCCGCGAGTACAAAAAGCTATTCGGCGCTCCACCGCAACGTGACATCGCTAAGCTCCGCAGCAACCTTGAACTTTAA
- a CDS encoding Gfo/Idh/MocA family oxidoreductase, with protein sequence MMSKTTRRHFLAQAGSTAVAAAAARSTRAQNSPNDRINVAVVGFHWRGMEHIQGYAKLPNVRIAALCDVDERLFPPAVAEVEKLSGHKPITEFDLRRLLDRKDIDAISIATPDYWHALQTIWACQAGKDVYVEKPISFSVTEGRRMVQAARKYNRIVQAGTQYRSEAPNRAAIRLLHEGKLGKVYRASTDFSRPRMSIGHTKETAVPPGVHWDLYLGPTPYRPFSINHFHYGWHYFWDTGPSELGNIGIHTLDVCRWGLGKREHPVKVHCTGGKYFHDSDQETPNLQLGTIEYADGSLLNFEVTNLFAPPRNGGMMFYGSEGYMTSNDGWKAFRGTMKPRRPHPAGVDESVMDVSFPEMTYATGPAIDPAAESQVSHFENFIAAMRSRKVEDLHADIEEGHFSTTLAQLAKISQRLGRKLVFDPKTETISGDAEANRMLTREYRKPYALPDKV encoded by the coding sequence ATGATGTCCAAAACGACTCGACGCCATTTCCTGGCGCAAGCCGGAAGCACGGCGGTTGCCGCTGCCGCCGCTCGCTCAACACGCGCGCAAAACAGTCCGAACGACCGCATCAATGTTGCGGTCGTTGGCTTTCACTGGCGCGGCATGGAGCACATTCAAGGATACGCCAAACTTCCGAACGTGCGCATCGCCGCGCTGTGCGATGTGGATGAACGCCTGTTTCCGCCCGCCGTCGCCGAAGTTGAAAAATTGTCTGGCCACAAGCCGATAACAGAATTCGATCTTCGTCGCTTGCTCGACCGCAAAGACATTGACGCCATTTCCATTGCCACGCCGGATTATTGGCACGCACTGCAAACCATCTGGGCTTGTCAGGCGGGCAAGGATGTTTACGTCGAAAAACCGATTTCTTTTTCCGTCACCGAAGGTCGTCGAATGGTTCAGGCTGCGCGCAAATACAATCGCATTGTGCAAGCCGGAACCCAATATCGCAGCGAAGCGCCCAATCGGGCCGCCATACGGTTGCTGCACGAAGGCAAGCTGGGCAAGGTGTATCGCGCCAGCACGGATTTTTCCCGGCCTCGCATGAGCATTGGCCATACGAAAGAAACGGCCGTTCCGCCCGGCGTGCACTGGGATTTGTACCTGGGGCCGACGCCGTATCGCCCATTTTCCATCAACCATTTTCATTACGGCTGGCACTATTTCTGGGACACAGGCCCCAGCGAACTTGGCAACATCGGCATTCACACGCTGGACGTTTGCCGCTGGGGCTTGGGCAAGCGCGAACACCCTGTGAAGGTGCATTGCACAGGAGGCAAATACTTTCACGATTCCGACCAGGAAACGCCGAATCTGCAACTTGGGACAATTGAATACGCCGACGGCAGCCTGCTCAATTTTGAAGTGACGAACCTGTTTGCGCCGCCGCGCAACGGCGGAATGATGTTTTACGGCTCGGAAGGCTATATGACTTCAAACGATGGTTGGAAAGCCTTTCGCGGAACGATGAAGCCCCGCCGCCCGCACCCGGCAGGCGTGGATGAATCCGTCATGGACGTCAGCTTTCCGGAAATGACTTATGCGACCGGCCCCGCGATTGATCCGGCGGCGGAAAGCCAGGTCAGCCATTTTGAAAACTTCATCGCCGCCATGCGTTCGCGCAAAGTGGAAGACCTGCACGCCGACATTGAAGAAGGTCACTTTTCGACAACGCTGGCGCAACTGGCGAAGATTTCCCAACGCCTGGGCCGCAAGCTGGTTTTCGATCCCAAAACGGAAACGATTTCTGGGGACGCCGAAGCAAACCGGATGCTGACGCGCGAATATCGCAAACCGTATGCGCTTCCGGACAAAGTATGA
- a CDS encoding DUF1501 domain-containing protein, with product MNMNELTPAIASARETTRRHFLQSSGLGFGALALQALFARETSANPQSATHNPQSNNPLAPKPPMFAPKAKRVIYLHMAGSPSQLELFEYKPELEKLHLKDCPPSFLEGKRFAFIKGVPKILAGQFKFKQYGQSGQWISELLPHFAKVVDKTCIIRTVHTDQFNHAPAQLFVQTGNARLGNPSMGSWVTYGLGSVNENLPGFVVLLSGGKTPDGGKSLWGSGFLPSVYQGVQCRTTGDPVLYLSNPAGLDRGLRRRTLDALAKMNQAEYGRSGDPETLTRIAQYELAYRMQLSVPEVMDISKEPQHILDLYGAKPGYVSPAESADDPRVLYKGDDPTFANNCLLARRLIENGVRFVQLYDWGWDHHGSSPGESIDETLPIKAQQIDRAVAGLLMDLEQRGLLAETLVVWGGEFGRTPMMQNNVRTELRKGFVGRDHHTNAFTMWMAGGGIKGGLAYGQTDEFGYFPTENPVSVRDLQATIQHLLGLDPYRFSYAYQGLNNRLIGPTDEGKVLNAVLA from the coding sequence ATGAACATGAACGAACTTACCCCTGCGATCGCCAGCGCGCGCGAAACCACGCGACGCCACTTTCTTCAAAGCAGCGGCCTCGGTTTCGGCGCGCTTGCGTTGCAAGCCTTGTTCGCGCGCGAAACATCGGCAAATCCGCAATCCGCAACCCACAATCCGCAATCAAACAATCCGCTGGCTCCGAAACCGCCAATGTTTGCGCCAAAAGCCAAGCGCGTGATTTACCTGCATATGGCAGGCTCGCCATCGCAATTGGAGTTGTTTGAGTACAAGCCCGAACTGGAAAAACTGCATTTGAAAGATTGCCCGCCATCATTTCTGGAAGGGAAGCGCTTTGCGTTTATCAAAGGCGTGCCAAAGATTCTGGCCGGACAGTTCAAATTCAAACAGTATGGCCAAAGCGGGCAATGGATCAGCGAATTGCTGCCGCACTTTGCCAAAGTCGTAGACAAAACCTGCATCATCCGCACGGTTCACACCGATCAATTCAATCACGCTCCAGCACAACTATTTGTGCAAACGGGGAACGCGCGACTGGGCAATCCTTCGATGGGATCGTGGGTGACGTACGGATTGGGCAGCGTAAATGAAAACCTGCCCGGGTTTGTCGTGCTGCTTTCGGGCGGCAAAACACCGGATGGCGGCAAGTCGCTCTGGGGTTCAGGCTTTTTACCCAGCGTTTATCAAGGCGTGCAGTGCCGCACGACGGGCGACCCGGTGTTGTATTTGAGCAATCCCGCCGGGTTGGATCGTGGCTTGCGCCGTCGCACGCTGGATGCGCTGGCCAAAATGAACCAAGCCGAATACGGGCGCAGCGGCGACCCCGAAACCCTGACGCGTATTGCGCAATACGAACTCGCCTATCGCATGCAATTGTCCGTACCCGAAGTGATGGACATCAGCAAAGAGCCGCAACACATACTGGATTTGTACGGCGCGAAGCCGGGTTATGTCTCGCCCGCCGAAAGCGCAGACGATCCGCGCGTGCTGTATAAAGGCGATGACCCTACGTTTGCCAATAACTGTTTGCTGGCGCGCCGCTTGATCGAAAACGGCGTCCGCTTTGTGCAGTTGTACGATTGGGGTTGGGACCACCACGGGTCTTCGCCCGGTGAAAGCATTGATGAAACGCTGCCGATCAAAGCCCAGCAGATTGATCGCGCGGTGGCGGGATTATTGATGGATTTGGAACAGCGCGGCTTGCTCGCTGAAACGCTGGTTGTCTGGGGCGGGGAATTCGGACGAACCCCAATGATGCAAAACAATGTTCGCACGGAATTGCGAAAAGGCTTTGTCGGTCGCGATCATCACACCAACGCCTTCACAATGTGGATGGCGGGCGGCGGTATCAAAGGCGGATTGGCATACGGGCAAACGGATGAATTCGGATATTTCCCCACGGAAAATCCGGTCAGCGTTCGCGATTTGCAAGCCACGATCCAGCACTTGCTCGGCCTTGATCCGTACCGGTTCAGTTACGCGTATCAGGGATTGAACAACCGCCTGATCGGGCCAACCGACGAAGGCAAAGTTTTGAACGCGGTTCTGGCCTGA
- a CDS encoding PSD1 domain-containing protein, which translates to MTLLNAGSRNRFNKLLLVLLAVAAALYSLSPEKSAASEPVRFGRDVLPILAANCFACHGPDERNRKAGLRLDVEETAKAKRRSGSPVVPGEPDKSLILARLTSTDPDVVMPPPSSHKQVSAAQIETIRRWIAEGAKWGRHWSFEPVVKPVTAGKQQPIDALVSVVLAKKGLALRQSATPHTLVRRLWLDLIGLPPTPELADRFAANPSPTAYERMVDELLAKPQFGEHWARMWLDLARYADTKGYEKDLGRTIWPFRDWVVNALNADMPLDQFTTEQLAGDLLPNPTQQQLIATAFHRNTMTNDEGGTDNEEFRVAAVKDRVDTTMQVWMGLTMGCAKCHSHKYDPISHAEYYGFYALFNQTEDADLYSDAPTLELLTPKEQEQRQRLQTNVETLGKTLVAMEEANDNAAELEERNWRIAPVTEVTSRDGATLKMEKDSSVAASGKAPPEDTYVVTVSLAAGTHTSLRLEALPEKQASGEFAVGRNGSTANFVLSELNTELIDATSARPIKLINARADFAEAKGTIAAAIDGEEKTGWSVSSRPHERHTAIFDFARPLQLNQEAKLRVTLSQQAGDLHTLRRFRLATTATASLQPPSVAPELRKLRDDVAAAFKAQKEFNDNVVRLPIMRELAADKQRQTRIHIRGNFLEQGDTVTPGVPAAFGKMPDGAPLNRLGVAQWLVSRDNPLTPRVCANRIWARLFGVGIVETEEDFGAQGSAPTNPELLDWLAAEYRDNGWSLKKLIKTIVMSETYKQASDTTVAVREADPRNSLESRGARFRLGAEAVRDQALSVAGMLSLKMGGSPVMPPQPAGLWRSTYSGKSWMDAEGEDRFRRGLYTYLKRTTPYPAMTTFDGGSGEVCQVRRIRTNTPLQALVTLNDPVYLEAAAGLARRMVTEAGTPNARLARGMRLALIRPLRAGETVPLLYLQQAAREDFSAAPEKADALLKSARASVPDGISKAEFAVWIVTANAILNLDEFLTRN; encoded by the coding sequence ATGACCCTTTTGAACGCAGGTTCCCGAAATCGTTTCAATAAACTGTTGCTGGTTTTGCTGGCAGTTGCGGCGGCGTTGTATTCGTTGTCGCCTGAAAAATCGGCTGCGTCAGAACCCGTGCGTTTTGGCCGTGACGTGCTGCCGATTTTGGCGGCGAATTGTTTTGCCTGTCACGGTCCAGACGAGCGAAATCGCAAGGCTGGATTGCGGCTGGACGTGGAAGAAACTGCCAAAGCCAAACGTCGCAGCGGTTCACCAGTTGTGCCGGGCGAGCCGGACAAAAGCCTGATTCTTGCCCGTCTGACCAGTACTGACCCCGATGTGGTGATGCCTCCGCCGAGTTCGCACAAACAGGTCAGTGCCGCCCAGATTGAAACGATTCGCCGCTGGATTGCCGAAGGCGCAAAGTGGGGACGCCATTGGTCGTTCGAGCCTGTCGTCAAACCTGTAACCGCCGGCAAGCAGCAGCCGATTGATGCGCTGGTCAGCGTGGTCTTGGCGAAAAAGGGGCTGGCGTTACGTCAATCCGCAACGCCGCATACGTTGGTGCGCCGCTTGTGGCTGGATTTGATTGGCCTGCCGCCCACGCCGGAACTTGCGGACAGGTTTGCGGCGAATCCTTCGCCAACGGCGTACGAACGCATGGTGGATGAACTATTGGCCAAACCTCAATTCGGCGAGCACTGGGCGCGGATGTGGCTGGATTTGGCGCGGTATGCCGACACCAAAGGCTACGAAAAAGATCTGGGGCGCACGATCTGGCCGTTCCGCGATTGGGTGGTCAACGCGCTCAACGCCGATATGCCGCTCGATCAATTCACGACCGAGCAGCTTGCCGGAGATTTGCTTCCGAATCCCACGCAACAACAATTGATTGCCACAGCCTTTCACCGAAACACGATGACCAATGACGAAGGCGGCACCGACAACGAAGAGTTTCGCGTCGCCGCCGTCAAAGATCGTGTGGACACCACCATGCAAGTCTGGATGGGATTGACGATGGGATGCGCGAAATGCCATTCGCACAAATACGATCCGATTTCGCACGCCGAGTATTACGGCTTTTACGCGTTGTTTAACCAAACCGAAGACGCCGATTTGTACAGTGATGCGCCGACGTTGGAATTGCTGACGCCGAAAGAACAGGAACAGCGCCAACGGTTGCAAACGAATGTTGAAACGCTGGGCAAGACGCTTGTGGCAATGGAAGAAGCCAACGACAACGCGGCTGAACTTGAAGAACGCAATTGGCGCATCGCGCCTGTCACCGAAGTGACTTCCAGAGACGGCGCGACGCTTAAAATGGAAAAAGACAGCAGCGTCGCGGCAAGTGGCAAAGCTCCACCCGAAGACACTTATGTGGTGACGGTATCGCTGGCGGCGGGAACACACACCTCGCTGCGACTGGAAGCCTTGCCCGAAAAACAAGCCAGCGGCGAGTTCGCTGTTGGGCGTAATGGTTCGACGGCAAATTTTGTTCTGTCCGAATTGAACACTGAGCTTATTGACGCGACCAGCGCACGACCGATTAAATTGATCAATGCTCGTGCCGACTTTGCTGAAGCCAAGGGTACAATCGCTGCCGCGATTGATGGCGAAGAGAAAACTGGTTGGTCAGTCAGTTCGCGCCCGCACGAACGCCACACGGCGATTTTTGATTTTGCCCGGCCGTTGCAGTTGAACCAGGAAGCCAAACTTCGCGTCACGCTGTCACAACAGGCTGGCGATTTGCATACGCTTCGCCGCTTCCGTTTGGCGACTACGGCGACAGCTTCGCTGCAACCGCCGAGCGTCGCTCCGGAACTTCGCAAATTGCGCGATGATGTGGCAGCGGCTTTCAAAGCGCAAAAAGAATTCAACGACAACGTTGTGCGATTGCCGATCATGCGGGAGTTGGCTGCGGACAAACAGCGGCAAACCAGGATTCACATTCGCGGAAACTTTCTGGAACAGGGAGACACGGTCACGCCTGGCGTTCCGGCTGCGTTTGGCAAAATGCCCGATGGCGCTCCGCTGAACCGTTTGGGCGTCGCGCAATGGTTGGTCAGCCGCGACAATCCGTTGACGCCGCGTGTGTGCGCGAACCGCATCTGGGCGCGATTGTTCGGCGTGGGCATTGTCGAAACCGAAGAAGATTTCGGCGCGCAAGGTTCTGCGCCGACCAATCCCGAACTACTGGATTGGCTGGCGGCGGAATATCGCGACAACGGCTGGTCGCTGAAAAAGCTCATCAAAACCATCGTGATGAGCGAAACCTACAAACAGGCTTCAGACACGACAGTTGCTGTGCGCGAAGCCGACCCGCGCAATTCGCTCGAATCCCGCGGCGCGCGCTTTCGCCTCGGAGCCGAAGCCGTGCGCGATCAAGCGCTTTCGGTCGCCGGAATGCTTTCGCTCAAAATGGGCGGCTCGCCGGTGATGCCTCCGCAACCCGCCGGGCTGTGGCGCTCGACATACAGCGGCAAAAGCTGGATGGATGCCGAAGGCGAAGACCGATTCCGGCGCGGTTTGTATACCTATCTAAAACGCACGACGCCGTATCCGGCAATGACAACCTTTGATGGCGGCAGCGGCGAAGTTTGTCAGGTTCGCCGCATTCGAACGAATACGCCGCTGCAAGCGTTGGTAACGCTCAATGATCCCGTTTACCTGGAAGCCGCCGCGGGATTGGCGCGACGCATGGTGACGGAAGCCGGAACTCCCAACGCACGGCTGGCGCGTGGGATGCGGCTGGCGCTGATCCGACCGCTGCGAGCGGGCGAAACCGTACCGTTGCTGTACCTGCAACAAGCCGCGCGCGAAGACTTCAGTGCCGCGCCGGAAAAAGCAGACGCGTTGCTGAAATCTGCTCGCGCCAGTGTGCCGGATGGAATTAGTAAAGCGGAGTTTGCCGTATGGATTGTCACGGCAAATGCCATTCTCAATTTGGATGAGTTTCTGACTCGAAATTAA
- a CDS encoding AMP-binding protein has product MQLTDIFNLSLIGRAAAEAIEYDRADSTTTTLTFGEVDGRSNAMARALEARGLTRGDRLGFFLPNCVEFIDVFLACVKLGVIVVPINVLYREREITHIVSDAEPKAIVTTAELAQFIPEGSNVWTVQELFVTTSDQDTARVWTAIDGDDPAAIVYTSGTTGKSKGAVLTHNNFASNAINLVTCWRITSEDRYLAVLPLFHVHGLGNGVHAWLTSGCKMKLVEKFELQRAPGWFESFEPTLLFGVPTVYVRLLELPNDVARRIGEKMRLFVSGSAPLPAQTLEEFQAKFSHRILERYGMSETLMNISNPYEGERRAGAVGLPFPGVSVKLLNQERQPVADGEIGEVYIKGPNVCAGYWRRPDATAEAFYDDWFRTGDLGQRSPDGYYTLCGRRTDLIISGGFNIYPREIEELLLDQPGVREVVVCGVPDDRRGELPVAYVVADESFDEAHAEAVCRKSLASFKVPRGFVRVGSLPRTALGKIQKHLLPKWKV; this is encoded by the coding sequence ATGCAACTTACTGACATCTTCAATCTCTCTCTCATCGGTCGCGCTGCGGCTGAAGCGATTGAATACGACCGCGCGGATAGCACAACAACAACGCTGACGTTTGGCGAGGTGGATGGGCGCAGCAACGCAATGGCGCGCGCGCTTGAGGCTCGTGGATTGACGCGCGGAGATCGGCTGGGATTTTTTCTCCCCAACTGCGTCGAGTTCATTGATGTGTTTCTGGCTTGCGTCAAACTCGGTGTGATTGTCGTACCGATCAATGTGCTGTATCGCGAGCGCGAAATCACGCACATCGTTTCCGACGCCGAACCCAAAGCCATTGTCACCACTGCCGAATTGGCGCAATTCATTCCCGAAGGTTCCAACGTTTGGACAGTTCAGGAACTTTTCGTTACAACATCCGACCAAGACACGGCGCGCGTTTGGACGGCGATTGATGGCGATGATCCGGCGGCGATTGTCTACACCTCCGGCACGACAGGGAAATCCAAGGGCGCGGTGCTGACGCATAACAACTTTGCGTCGAATGCAATCAATTTGGTGACGTGCTGGCGCATCACCAGCGAAGATCGGTATCTGGCGGTGCTGCCGCTGTTTCATGTGCACGGTTTGGGAAATGGCGTGCACGCCTGGTTGACCAGCGGCTGCAAAATGAAACTGGTGGAAAAATTTGAGCTGCAACGCGCGCCTGGCTGGTTTGAATCGTTCGAGCCGACGCTGTTGTTTGGCGTGCCGACGGTGTATGTGCGCTTGCTGGAATTGCCGAATGATGTGGCTCGGCGCATTGGCGAAAAGATGCGATTGTTCGTGTCTGGTTCGGCTCCATTGCCCGCGCAAACCCTGGAAGAGTTTCAGGCCAAATTCAGCCATCGCATTTTGGAACGCTACGGCATGAGCGAAACCCTGATGAACATCAGCAATCCCTACGAAGGCGAACGCCGCGCTGGCGCAGTGGGCCTGCCGTTTCCAGGTGTGTCGGTCAAATTGCTCAATCAGGAACGGCAACCTGTCGCTGATGGCGAAATCGGCGAGGTCTATATTAAAGGCCCGAACGTTTGTGCAGGTTATTGGCGCAGGCCGGATGCGACGGCAGAGGCTTTTTACGACGACTGGTTTCGCACTGGCGATTTGGGCCAGCGTAGCCCCGATGGATATTATACGCTGTGCGGACGGCGAACCGATTTGATCATTTCGGGTGGCTTCAACATCTACCCGCGCGAAATCGAAGAGTTGTTGCTGGATCAACCTGGCGTGCGCGAAGTCGTGGTGTGCGGCGTGCCTGATGACCGGCGAGGTGAATTGCCCGTGGCGTATGTCGTCGCGGACGAAAGTTTTGACGAAGCGCATGCCGAAGCTGTCTGTCGCAAGTCGCTGGCTTCTTTCAAAGTGCCGCGCGGATTTGTGCGCGTGGGAAGTTTACCGCGTACAGCGCTGGGTAAAATCCAGAAACATTTGCTGCCGAAATGGAAGGTGTGA
- a CDS encoding Gfo/Idh/MocA family oxidoreductase — MSEKNHNVALQSESISRRRFLNQAAVAGLATVAAPAIVRGRNLNDKLNLAIIGAGGRGASNLKDVETENVVILCDVNEEGLNKAAARHTSARKIVDFRKVYDRAKEFDAVVISIAEHTHAFATLPALQLGKHVYCEKPLTHNIWEARVIREAAAKAKVATQMGTQIHAGDNYRRVVELIQTGAIGSVSEVHIWVSRAWGWQATEAESKAAGDIVFVQDRPATPDPVPAILNWELWLGPAPSRPFNNVYFPGPKWYRWWDFGNGTMSDLGSHWIDLPWWALKLDHPLTVEATGPKPHLEIAPASMKVTYEYGKRGELSPVRLTWYQGTYKPQLWTDKGIPQWPNGVLFVGEKGMVLADYGKHALLPESKFADFQRPEPFIPKSLGHHAEWIHACKTGAPTTCNFEYAGWLTEANHLGNVAYRVGKKLEWDTKELRAKNAPESEPLIHRKYRKGWKLI, encoded by the coding sequence ATGTCAGAAAAAAACCATAACGTAGCTTTACAGAGCGAGAGCATTTCTCGTCGGCGATTTTTGAATCAGGCGGCGGTGGCGGGATTGGCGACCGTGGCGGCTCCGGCAATTGTTCGCGGGCGAAATCTGAACGACAAATTGAACCTGGCGATCATTGGCGCGGGTGGACGCGGCGCATCAAATCTGAAAGATGTCGAAACGGAAAACGTCGTCATCCTGTGCGACGTCAACGAAGAAGGACTGAACAAAGCCGCCGCGCGTCACACCAGCGCGCGCAAGATCGTGGATTTTCGCAAAGTGTATGACCGCGCCAAAGAATTCGATGCCGTGGTTATCAGTATTGCCGAACACACGCACGCCTTTGCCACGCTGCCCGCGCTGCAATTGGGCAAACACGTGTATTGCGAAAAACCGCTGACGCACAACATTTGGGAAGCGCGCGTCATTCGCGAAGCGGCGGCCAAAGCCAAAGTCGCTACGCAGATGGGCACGCAGATTCACGCCGGAGACAATTACCGTCGCGTCGTCGAGTTGATTCAAACCGGAGCCATCGGTTCGGTCAGCGAAGTTCACATTTGGGTCAGTCGCGCCTGGGGCTGGCAGGCGACGGAAGCAGAATCCAAAGCCGCCGGAGACATTGTCTTTGTGCAGGATCGCCCGGCGACGCCCGATCCGGTTCCGGCGATTTTGAATTGGGAATTGTGGCTGGGGCCTGCACCTTCGCGTCCATTCAACAACGTCTACTTTCCCGGGCCGAAATGGTATCGCTGGTGGGATTTCGGCAACGGCACCATGAGCGATTTGGGCAGCCACTGGATTGATTTGCCGTGGTGGGCGTTGAAGCTGGATCACCCGTTGACCGTTGAAGCCACAGGGCCGAAACCGCATCTGGAAATCGCACCGGCTTCGATGAAAGTGACTTATGAATACGGCAAACGCGGCGAATTGTCGCCCGTGCGATTGACCTGGTATCAGGGAACGTACAAGCCGCAACTTTGGACGGACAAAGGAATTCCTCAATGGCCGAATGGCGTGTTGTTCGTCGGCGAAAAGGGAATGGTGCTGGCCGATTACGGCAAACACGCGTTGTTGCCCGAAAGCAAATTTGCAGACTTCCAACGCCCCGAACCGTTCATTCCAAAATCGCTTGGCCATCACGCCGAATGGATTCACGCCTGCAAAACCGGCGCTCCTACGACATGCAATTTTGAATACGCCGGTTGGCTGACCGAAGCCAATCATCTGGGCAACGTCGCCTATCGCGTCGGCAAAAAACTGGAATGGGATACGAAAGAACTGCGCGCGAAAAATGCGCCCGAAAGCGAACCGCTGATCCATCGCAAATACCGCAAAGGCTGGAAGCTGATCTAA